ACCTGACGCAGGAAGAGTTCGACAGCGCCGATGCCGATGCCAGCGGGGGCCTGACCCCCGACGAGCTCAATATGCTGCAGCCGGCCACCCTGCCGGCCACGCCGGAAATGCCGGAAGCGCCCATGGCGCCGGCCCAGTAGGAATGCACTCTCAGTCGAGCCGGACAACCGGCTCGGCTGCCCGCCCGCGCAATACCGTGACCACCAGCCCGGCAATGACCAGCACCGCCCCGCCGATCTCGATCCAGGTAATGGTCTCGCCCAGCACCAGATAGCCCGACAGCAGGCCGGTAATCGGCACCAGCAGGGTAAAGGGCGCCACGACCGAGGCCGGATGCCGGCCCAATAGCCAGCTCCAGATACCGCCGCCCAGCAGCGTTGCCGGATAGGCGAGGAAGGCGATCAGCCCGGCATCGCTCCAGCTGAAGCCGGCCAGCGCGTCGAGCACCGCCTGTTGCCCCTCGACCAGCAAGGACAGGCCGATCAGCGGCACCGGCGCCGCCAGCGAACCCCACACGGTAAAGGCCAGCGCATTGACGCGGCCGGCCTTCTTGGTCAGCACATTGGCCATGCCCCAGCTCAACGCCGCCAACAGCACCATGCCCAGCGGCAGGAGCGCGGTGGCGGCCAGCCGCTCGAGCGCGATGACGCCGATGCCGGCAAAGGCGATCAGCGCGCCGATGACCTGGAAGCGGCTCGGCCGTTCCCCCAGCAGCAGGAAGGCCAGGGCCATGGTGAAGAAGGCCTGCGTCTGCAGCACAAGCGAACTCAGCCCCGCCGACATGCCCCAGGCAATGGCGAGGTTGAGGAAGCCATAAAGCGCAAAGCCGAAGGCCAGCCCGAACCCAACCACATAATACCATTGCGTCCTGGGCGGCCGGATGAAGAACACCGCCGGCAGGGCCGCCGCCACGAAGCGCAGGCCGGCCGCCAGGATGGGCGGTAGCGCCTCGACGCTGAGCTTGATGATGACGAAGTTGAAGCCCCAGATGACGACGACGAGCAAAGCGAGCAGGACATGGCGCAGGGGCATCAGGCCACCCGCAGCCGGGCCAGCAGGCGCGGCCCGAACACGTTGAGCACAAGCCCGGCAAAGATCAGCAGGCTACCCGCCACTTCGAGCAGGCTCACCTGTTCGCCCAGGAAGACGAAGGCCGCGGCGAAGCCGACCACCGGCACCAGCAACGAGAAGGGCGCGATGACGCTGGCTCTGTGCCGGCCCAGCAAAACCGCCCAGGCACCGTAGCCGATCAGCGTCGAGCCATAGGCGATGAACAGCACCGAAAAGATGGCCTGCGGACTGATGCTGAGCAGCGCGGCGACGGACTGCGGCCCCTCGAACAGCAGCGACAGAGCCAGCATGGGCAGGGGTGGCACCAGGCTCCCCCAGACCACGAAACCCAGCATGTCGACCTTGCCGGCCTGCTTGGTGAGAATGTTGGAAATGGCCCAGAACCCGGCCGCGACCAGCGTCAGCAGCAGCGGCACCAGCACGGCCCCGCCAATATGCTCGGCCGCGATCGTGCCGAGCCCGACAAGGGCAATGGCGGCGCCACCCAGTTGCAGCGCCGTCGGCCGCTCGCCCAGCAGCAGCATGGCCAGCACCATGGTGAGAAACACCTGCATCTGCATGACCAGACTCGCCAGCCCGGCCGGCATGCCCAGCCCGATCGCGGTGAACAGGAAGCCGAATTGCAGCACCCCCACCGTCATGCCATAGGCGACGAGCAGGCCCCAGCCGACCTGCGGCTTGCGGATGAAGAAGATGGCCGGCAGGGCACAACCGAGATAGCGCAATGCGGTCAGCAGGAAGGGCGAAATCTCGTCGACGCCCCATTTGATGGCAACGAAATTGACACCCCAGATGAGGACGACGCCAAGGGCCAGGGCTATGTCGCGCAGGGGCATGGGAACTTTGCAGTTTGGAGTGCGATCGCGTCAAGCGCTCGATCTGGCTCCCTCCCCCTTGTGGGGAGGGCTGGGGTGGGGGTGTTCCCGAGCTCAATGCCAGGGAAGAACCCCCACCCTCAATCCCTCCCCACAAGGGGGAGGGAGGCAGTCTGGTGCGAAGCCTAAGCCGCCAGCCTTGCCTTCAGCCCGCGGGCGATGAGTTCTTCGGCGATCTGGATCGTGTTGAGCGCGGCGCCCTTGCGCAGATTGTCGGAGACAACCCAGATGGCGAGGCCGTTTTCGACCGTATTGTCCTCGCGGATGCGGGACACGAAGGTGTCGTATTCGCCCACCGACTCAACCGGGGTGGCATAGCCGCCCGGTTCGCGCTTGTCGACGACGGCAATGCCCGGCGCCTCGCGCAACACGTCGCGCGCCTCATCGGCCGAAATCGGGTTCTCGAACTCGATATTGACCGCTTCGGAATGACCCACGAAGACCGGCACCCGCACGGCGGTGCAGGTTACCTTGATCTTGGGATCGAGGATCTTCTTGGTTTCGGCCAGCACCTTCCACTCTTCCTTGGTGTAGCCGTCTTCCATGAACACATCGATATGCGGGATGACGTTGAAGGCGATCTGCTTGGGGAACTTCTGCGGCGTGGCGCTGTCGTTGACGAAAATGCCCTTGGTCTGGTTCCAGAGCTCGTCGACGCCTTCCTTGCCGGCGCCCGACACCGACTGATAGGTCGACACCACGATGCGCTTGATCGTTGCCGCATCATGCAGGGGCTTGAGCGCCACAACGAGCTGGGCCGTCGAACAATTGGGATTGGCGATGATATTGCCGCGCTTGGGATCGGCCAGCCAACGGTCGAGCACCTGCCCGTTCACTTCCGGCACGACCAGCGGCACATCGGAATGGTAGCGCCAATAGCTGGAATTATCGATGACGATGCAGCCCGACGCGGCGATGCGCGGCGCCCAGTCCTTGGAAATGGAGCCGCCGGCCGACATGATGGCGAAATCGACGCCCTTGAAGTCGAAATCGTCGAGATTCTTGGCCTTCAATATCTTGTCGCCATAGGAGATTTCCCGGCCGATCGACCGTGAGGACGCGAGGGCGATCACCTCGTCGGCGGGGAACTTGCGTTCGGCCAGAATATTGAGAACTTCCCGGCCCACATTGCCTGTGGCACCGACGACAGCGACGCGATAACCCATTTTGGAACTCCAGTCCCTTGCCATTTCCGCCCCCGCGCGATGACTTTGCATCGCGGTCAGTGCTTTGAGCCTCTCCCCGTCGGGAGACGACCCGGGGAAAAGCGTCAGGCGGTTTTGGTGGTTTTGGTCATCGACACAGCGACGCCACCGGCGAAAAGCCGGGTGGTTGCGAGGTCCGCATTATCGAAAAAGCTGCGCATCGGATGACTGCTTCGGTTGAAAAGCAGGACTTCTCATACGCCCAAATAGGAAAGAGTCAATGAAATTGCCACGGCGCCGGCATCGGTGATGCGCCATTGCAACAAGGACTATGTTAAGACGCCATTAAGGGTTTAGATTATTGCGCTGTGAAGGTCTTCGCGCGGCAAATGCGCGAGACGGGGGATTGGTCATGCGTGCTGGCGTGTGTGTGGGTATTTTGGCTTGTCTGCTGGCGCTGACCGGCGGCGCGGCGGCGCAAAGCAATGCCCTCTATTTCAGCCCCGACCTCACTGCCGAATTCACCGCGCCCAGCGCCTTTGACGGGCTTTATGCCGGCGTATTGCTGGGGCCGATCTCGGCGCGCAAGAACAATTTCAACATGCAGGGCGCGGAAATCCGGCCCGAAATCGGCGGCGTGGTGGGCTGGAACCAGCCTGTTGCGCCGGGCGTGGTGCTGGGCGCCGAAGTGCAGGCCACTGTGGCCACCGATTTTTCCAATTCGGCCTATCTGCGCGCCATGGCCCTGGCCCGGCTGGGCTTTGCCGCGGGCGACAATACGCTGTTCTACCTGCTGGGCGGCGCCGGCCGCATGGGCGAAGGCTGGGCCTTCGAAGCCGGCATGGGCGCCGAGGTGATGGTGACACCAAACATGGCAATGCGGCTGGAAGCGGCCGGCATCGGCCAGCTCGGCCCGGCGCCCAATGGCAATGACATTCCCGCTATCTCCGCGATGCGGGTGACATCGGGCGCGATCTGGCAGCTCGATGGCGGACCGGCCGCGACGACATTCAATACGGGTCCGATGACCGATTTTTCCGGGCTCTATGCCGGCATCAATATCGGCGGGCTGACCGATCCGCAGTTCAACTTCTACGACGATTACGGCCATGGCTGGCATCTGAGCCGCTTCGAAATGGGGGGCCTGGCCGGCTATAATCATGCGCTGGGCGACATGCTGCGGGCCGGCGCCGAAGTACAGCTCGGGGCCAATTTCGACACATCGGGCGATGCCGGGCTGGATGCGCTGGCTTTGGCCCGTATCGGCGTGGTGCCGACGCCGGGCGTGCTGGCCTATGCCGCTGCCGGCGTGGGAATGGTCGAGGCGACAGGCGCCTATGCCTTCGGTGGGGGCGTGGAATATGCGCTCTGGGGCAAGACCGCCCTGCGCGGCGAAGGCCTGCTGCTGGGCCGCATGGATGGCGCGCCGGGCCTGACCGGGGTTACGGGCTCGACCACATCCAAGGTGACCATTGGCACGGTGTGGCACTTCGACTAAGAGCGGGCATCAAGCCACCAACAGCCTCATGGTGAGCCTGTCGAACCACGAGGCGTGGCACGATCTCGCCACGACCTCGCCCTTCGACAAGCTCAGGATGAGGTCTACTCTTGGTCGCTCAATGAACAGGACCAGCCATGCCCCATTGTGATGTCGTGATCCTGGGTGCCGGTGCTGCCGGCATGATGGCAGCGATCGAGACAGGCCGGCGTGGGCGCTCGGTGCTGCTGGTGGATCACGCCAGATATGCCGGCGAGAAAATCCGCATCTCGGGCGGCGGGCGCTGCAACTTCACCAATATCAACGCCACCGTGGACAAGGGTCGCGACCGGTTCCTGAGCGCCAATCCGCGTTTCGCGCTCTCCGCCCTGAGCCGCTACACGCCCGACATGTTCATCGCGCTGGTGCGCGAGCACGGCATCGCCTTCCACGAAAAGACGCTGGGGCAATTGTTCTGCGACGGGCCGGCCACGCAGATCATCACCATGCTGCTGGGCGAAATGCGCAAGGCCGGGGTAACGCTGGTGCTGGAAACCAGCGTTGAATCCGTGAGCCGGGACGAGAGCGGCTTTGCGGTGCAGCTTTCGACATCGTCGGTGACGGCGGAAAGCCTGATCGTCGCGACCGGCGGCAAATCCATCCCCAAGATGGGGGCGAGCGGGCTGGGCTATCAGCTGGCGACGCAATTCGGCCTGCGGCTGACCGAGACGCGCCCGGCTCTGGTGCCGCTGACCTTCGAGGCCGGGGCGCTGGAAAAGCTCAAACCGCTGTCCGGCATCGCTGCCGATGCCATCGTCAGCCACGGCAAGACGGCATTCGAGGAGGCTTTGCTCTTCACCCATCGCGGGCTCAGTGGGCCGGCAATTCTGCAGATCTCGTCCTATTGGCGCGAAGGCGACGCCATTGCGGTGGACCTGCTGCCGCATCGCGATGCCGGCGACATGCTGCGGGCCGCGCGCAAGGCGACGCCCAAGCTGCAGGTGCAGACCGTGCTGGGCAATGTGCTGCCAAAAAAGCTGGCGCAATTGCTGGGCGAGGAGCTCGACTTGCCCGGCATGATCGGGGATTTTTCCGACAAGAAGCTGGCTGTGGTGGAGGCCATGCTGAAGGCCTGGACGCTGAAGCCGGTGGGTTCAGAAGGCTATCGCACGGCGGAGGTGACGCTGGGCGGGGTCGACACGCGCGATCTCGATGCGAAAACCATGGCGGCGCGGGATGTGCCGGGGCTCTATTTCATTGGCGAAGTGGTTGACGTGACCGGCTGGCTGGGCGGGTATAATTTCCAATGGGCCTGGGCGTCGGGCTGGGCTGCCGGACAGGTGGCTTAAACGAGGGATCGGAGTACCCCCTCCCTAACCTCCCCCTGATAGGGGGCGGAATCCGGCCGGTGGGTGAGGCAAGATCGTGCCAAATACCTCGATCTGTTCCTCCCCCTATCAGGGGGAGGTTAGGAGGGGGTATCCTCTAAAACCTGAAACCCAGCCGCATCCCGACATTGGTATTGGCCCTGGTCGGTCCGCACGCACCGAAATCGGGCAGGTGTTCCACCGTGCCGATCAGTGACGCGCCCAGCGGCAGGTTGACGCCGACGCTACCGGCCACGCGAACCCCGACGCCACAGCCGAAATTGCGGGCCGGATCGTTTTGCGGCGCATTGAACATCGAACTGCGCACCACCCCGCCGGCGCTGGCCTCGACAAAGACCGGCAGGATCGGTGCCTGGAAAGTCCAGCTCAACCCGGCATAGCCATAGCTGTCCTGCCCGCGGAAACTCATCGTCGCGCCCAGATGCGGCCGCAGCTCGCCGATGACGGTCCAGGCATTGAGGTCGGGCGCGGTGAACAGCAATTCGACATTGGCATCGCCGATGCGGTTGGGATCGAGCAGGTTGCCGCCGCCATCGACGCCGCGCGCCGAAATGCCGGCACGGACCTCGGGCAGGAAATTGAACTGGGCCTGAGCGGCCGGCGCGGCCGCGAGCAGCAGCGCCAGGACAAGGCTCAGTCGGGAAATCAGGCTGCGCATGGGGCTGGCTCCTTGCCGTCAATCTTCGATTGAACGGACAGGGCACCCAATCGGCAAGATTTGAGTCAAATTGTAATGAACCGGATGCTAACGCAGGCCTCTCGCTTTCATCGCATTTTGCCGATAGAAGAGCCCGATTGCCAAATAAGGATATGACCATGGCCGCACCCTTCGCCCTGTCGCTGCAGGACCTTGCCCCCATTGCCGAAGGCACCACGACGGCCCAGGCCATGGCCGAGACCATCTTGCTGGCGCAGGAAGCCGACCGGCTGGGCTATACGCGGCTGTGGTATGCCGAGCATCACGGCATGCCCTCCATCGCCTCATCGGTACCGGAAATCCTCATCGGCAGCGCCGCCGCGCACACCAAAGACCTCCGCGTCGGCGCCGGCGGCGTCATGCTGCTCAACCATGCCCCGCTCCGCATTGCCGAAGCCTATCGCACGCTCGAAGGGCTGTTTCCCGGTCGCATCGATCTCGGCATCGGCCGTGCGCCGGGCGGCGACGGCCATGCCATGCGCGCCTTGCGCAGCGGCGGTGGCGAGGAATTTTCCGCCTATCTGGCCGAGCTGATGGCCTTCGACGAGGATGGCTTTCCGCGGGACCACCCGTTTTCGCGCGTGCCGGTTTCGCCGGGTGGCATCAGGCTACCGCCCATGTGGCTGCTCGGCTCGTCGGGTGCCAGCGCCCAGGCGGCCGGGCAATTGGGCATGGGCTATGCCTTTGCCGCCCATTTCAGCCACACGCCCCCTGCCCCGGCCTTCGAAGCCTATCGCTATGGCTTCAAGGCAACCGAAGCCTTTCCCAAGCCGAAAACCATGCTCTGCCTCTCGGTGGTCTGTGCGCCTAGCGATGAGGAGGCCCAGTATCTCAGCCATTCACAGGCGGTGAGCTGGGCCCTGTTCACCACGGGCGAGCAGCGCAAGTTGATGAGCCCCGAGGAAGCCCATGCCCGCGTGCTGACGCCGCAGCAGCAAAGCGTCATCGACCATCAATCGACGCTGTGGATCGTCGGCTCGCCCGAAACGGTGCGCGACACCATCGCCGAAAAGGCCGAGAGCTGCGCGGCTGACGAGGTGATGATCACGACGACCATGCACAGCTACGAATTGCGGCGGCGCAGCTATGCGCTGATATCAGAGGCGTTCGGGGTGGCGGGGCGCTGAACCTTCAGTCGTCTCTTTCTTTGGGGTGGGGTGACTTTGGACTCCGTGGCTCCCGTCACCCCACCCTCAGTCCCCTCCCCATCAA
This sequence is a window from Devosia ginsengisoli. Protein-coding genes within it:
- a CDS encoding EF-hand domain-containing protein — encoded protein: MHKLVLSLAVLGLATTAALAQTPTSFADVDTDANGELSFAELQVIWTDLTQEEFDSADADASGGLTPDELNMLQPATLPATPEMPEAPMAPAQ
- a CDS encoding EamA family transporter, with amino-acid sequence MPLRHVLLALLVVVIWGFNFVIIKLSVEALPPILAAGLRFVAAALPAVFFIRPPRTQWYYVVGFGLAFGFALYGFLNLAIAWGMSAGLSSLVLQTQAFFTMALAFLLLGERPSRFQVIGALIAFAGIGVIALERLAATALLPLGMVLLAALSWGMANVLTKKAGRVNALAFTVWGSLAAPVPLIGLSLLVEGQQAVLDALAGFSWSDAGLIAFLAYPATLLGGGIWSWLLGRHPASVVAPFTLLVPITGLLSGYLVLGETITWIEIGGAVLVIAGLVVTVLRGRAAEPVVRLD
- a CDS encoding EamA family transporter, with the translated sequence MPLRDIALALGVVLIWGVNFVAIKWGVDEISPFLLTALRYLGCALPAIFFIRKPQVGWGLLVAYGMTVGVLQFGFLFTAIGLGMPAGLASLVMQMQVFLTMVLAMLLLGERPTALQLGGAAIALVGLGTIAAEHIGGAVLVPLLLTLVAAGFWAISNILTKQAGKVDMLGFVVWGSLVPPLPMLALSLLFEGPQSVAALLSISPQAIFSVLFIAYGSTLIGYGAWAVLLGRHRASVIAPFSLLVPVVGFAAAFVFLGEQVSLLEVAGSLLIFAGLVLNVFGPRLLARLRVA
- a CDS encoding aspartate-semialdehyde dehydrogenase, translated to MGYRVAVVGATGNVGREVLNILAERKFPADEVIALASSRSIGREISYGDKILKAKNLDDFDFKGVDFAIMSAGGSISKDWAPRIAASGCIVIDNSSYWRYHSDVPLVVPEVNGQVLDRWLADPKRGNIIANPNCSTAQLVVALKPLHDAATIKRIVVSTYQSVSGAGKEGVDELWNQTKGIFVNDSATPQKFPKQIAFNVIPHIDVFMEDGYTKEEWKVLAETKKILDPKIKVTCTAVRVPVFVGHSEAVNIEFENPISADEARDVLREAPGIAVVDKREPGGYATPVESVGEYDTFVSRIREDNTVENGLAIWVVSDNLRKGAALNTIQIAEELIARGLKARLAA
- a CDS encoding outer membrane protein, whose product is MRAGVCVGILACLLALTGGAAAQSNALYFSPDLTAEFTAPSAFDGLYAGVLLGPISARKNNFNMQGAEIRPEIGGVVGWNQPVAPGVVLGAEVQATVATDFSNSAYLRAMALARLGFAAGDNTLFYLLGGAGRMGEGWAFEAGMGAEVMVTPNMAMRLEAAGIGQLGPAPNGNDIPAISAMRVTSGAIWQLDGGPAATTFNTGPMTDFSGLYAGINIGGLTDPQFNFYDDYGHGWHLSRFEMGGLAGYNHALGDMLRAGAEVQLGANFDTSGDAGLDALALARIGVVPTPGVLAYAAAGVGMVEATGAYAFGGGVEYALWGKTALRGEGLLLGRMDGAPGLTGVTGSTTSKVTIGTVWHFD
- a CDS encoding NAD(P)/FAD-dependent oxidoreductase; the protein is MPHCDVVILGAGAAGMMAAIETGRRGRSVLLVDHARYAGEKIRISGGGRCNFTNINATVDKGRDRFLSANPRFALSALSRYTPDMFIALVREHGIAFHEKTLGQLFCDGPATQIITMLLGEMRKAGVTLVLETSVESVSRDESGFAVQLSTSSVTAESLIVATGGKSIPKMGASGLGYQLATQFGLRLTETRPALVPLTFEAGALEKLKPLSGIAADAIVSHGKTAFEEALLFTHRGLSGPAILQISSYWREGDAIAVDLLPHRDAGDMLRAARKATPKLQVQTVLGNVLPKKLAQLLGEELDLPGMIGDFSDKKLAVVEAMLKAWTLKPVGSEGYRTAEVTLGGVDTRDLDAKTMAARDVPGLYFIGEVVDVTGWLGGYNFQWAWASGWAAGQVA
- a CDS encoding LLM class flavin-dependent oxidoreductase; its protein translation is MAAPFALSLQDLAPIAEGTTTAQAMAETILLAQEADRLGYTRLWYAEHHGMPSIASSVPEILIGSAAAHTKDLRVGAGGVMLLNHAPLRIAEAYRTLEGLFPGRIDLGIGRAPGGDGHAMRALRSGGGEEFSAYLAELMAFDEDGFPRDHPFSRVPVSPGGIRLPPMWLLGSSGASAQAAGQLGMGYAFAAHFSHTPPAPAFEAYRYGFKATEAFPKPKTMLCLSVVCAPSDEEAQYLSHSQAVSWALFTTGEQRKLMSPEEAHARVLTPQQQSVIDHQSTLWIVGSPETVRDTIAEKAESCAADEVMITTTMHSYELRRRSYALISEAFGVAGR